A genome region from Triticum aestivum cultivar Chinese Spring chromosome 2B, IWGSC CS RefSeq v2.1, whole genome shotgun sequence includes the following:
- the LOC123042909 gene encoding cationic peroxidase SPC4 — MASGRTAAVLVLVAAVLCPAALSKPSSAFISMPTDHVGGRIPPVSPADGLAFNFHADSCPQLQDVVRSAVQTALQSEIALAAGLLRIFFHDCFPQGCDASVLLTGDGSELQLPPNLTLQPRALQLIESIRATVHASCGPVVSCADITALATRDAVAFSGGQGYDVPLGRLDSLAPAPSSAVFDLPQASSNAATLIDVFQTRNLDNVDLVALSGGHTIGKGHCSSFSNRFSEDSDFVRSLASNCSTDFNRLQDLDVATPDVFDIKYFTNLQQGKGVFTSDQKLTADWRTEWVVNGFAGNHWWFFGQFAASMTKLGNLQGPQGNVGEIRRNSCFVRNGQSFLTTSSDEGLSASA; from the exons ATGGCGTCGGGCAGGACAGCAGCGGTGCTGGTCCTCGTGGCCGCGGTGCTGTGCCCTGCAGCCTTGTCCAAGCCGTCGTCGGCGTTCATCTCTATGCCCACCGACCATGTCGGTGGCCGTATTCCTCCCGTCTCCCCCGCCGACGGGCTCGCCTTCAACTTCCACGCCGACTCCTGCCCGCAGCTGCAGGACGTGGTGCGCTCCGCCGTGCAGACCGCGCTCCAGAGCGAGATcgcgctcgccgccggcctcctccgcaTCTTCTTCCACGACTGCTTCCCTCAG GGCTGTGATGCGTCAGTCCTTCTGACGGGAGATGGCAGCGAGCTGCAGCTGCCGCCGAACCTTACGCTCCAGCCGCGGGCGCTGCAGCTCATCGAGTCCATCCGTGCCACCGTCCATGCTTCCTGCGGGCCCGTTGTCTCCTGCGCCGACATCACGGCCCTCGCCACACGTGACGCCGTCGCCTTCTCCGGCGGCCAGGGCTACGACGTGCCACTCGGCAGGCTCGACAGCCTCGCGCCGGCCCCGAGCTCGGCCGTCTTCGATCTCCCCCAGGCCAGCTCCAACGCCGCCACGCTCATCGACGTCTTCCAGACGCGCAACCTCGACAACGTCGACCTGGTCGCGCTCTCGGGCGGCCACACCATCGGGAAGGGCCACTGCAGCTCCTTCTCCAACCGCTTCTCCGAGGACTCCGACTTCGTCCGAAGCCTGGCCTCCAACTGCTCCACCGACTTCAACCGGCTGCAGGACCTCGACGTCGCCACCCCGGACGTGTTCGACATCAAGTACTTCACCAACCTGCAACAGGGCAAGGGGGTCTTCACCTCCGACCAGAAGCTCACCGCCGACTGGCGAACGGAATGGGTGGTCAACGGCTTCGCCGGGAACCACTGGTGGTTCTTCGGCCAGTTTGCCGCCTCCATGACCAAGCTCGGGAATCTCCAGGGGCCCCAAGGAAACGTTGGCGAGATCCGTCGCAATAGCTGCTTCGTGCGCAACGGACAGAGCTTCCTCACCACCAGCAGCGACGAGGGGCTCTCCGCCTCTGCTTGA